From one Mya arenaria isolate MELC-2E11 chromosome 4, ASM2691426v1 genomic stretch:
- the LOC128232851 gene encoding transmembrane protein 17B-like, which yields MEATLRRTMNNVTDRLFPVSKSMRDPQNHQIIKAGNDYVTNLPLQMAIYFNAFFAPFWIIVTVVGLEVKYDELNILYKITLIAVYITYTIIEVVRLYVGYTGNLMERVPELAGFWLLTLLIQFPLILLLTFNEDARILPIERAVNIVEGLFVLFEIICGYIAIRIMVNYQVTKFHLRQFADLEDMADNEYWLEQAHEAHEHYS from the exons ATGGAAGCTACACTCCGGCGAACGATGAATAATGTCACTGATCGACTGTTTCCAGTGTCAAAATCAATGAGAGATCCTCAAAACCATCAAATTATTAAAGCTG GAAATGACTATGTCACCAACCTGCCCCTGCAAatggcaatttatttcaatgcattCTTCGCTCCATTCTGGATAATTGTAACTGTTGTGGGATTGGAAGTCAAA tatGATGAACTAAACATTCTGTACAAGATTACTCTGATTGCTGTCTACATCACATACACCATTATTGAGGTGGTTCGTTTGTATGTTGGGTACACTGGAAACCTCATGGAAAGA GTTCCAGAACTTGCTGGCTTTTGGCTGTTGACCCTTCTCATCCAGTTTCCTCTAATTCTTCTGCTGACGTTTAACGAAGACGCAAGAATTCTCCCCATAGAACGTGCGGTGAACATTGTCGAGGGCctgtttgtattgtttgaaattatctgTGGATACATCGCCATCAGAATCATGGTGAACTATCAGGTGACCAAGTTTCACCTACGACAGTTTGCAGACTTGGAAGATATGGCAGATAATGAGTACTGGCTTGAACAAGCGCACGAGGCACACGAGCATTATAGTTGA